A section of the Oreochromis aureus strain Israel breed Guangdong linkage group 22, ZZ_aureus, whole genome shotgun sequence genome encodes:
- the LOC120435510 gene encoding uncharacterized protein LOC120435510 isoform X2 translates to MTDNLSLLVSKRKECGVSENNMYLFAIPCSDGHYRGQFGQFADACGAEHPQNLRSTNLRKQIATISQVMNLKDNELDQLADFLGHDIRVHRECYRLPQSTIQLAKISKLLMAMEKGSVKDIQGKTLDEIGDDIDGMATGSQQLPDASTLRDDQGNDACVTSGSPPVPDSVTKGLHVSSRRCVKRPWSEEEIGAVMKHMKPFIENGITVTNQQCLKCKEKEQPILETRSIQNIRDFVRNRGLAFKKNK, encoded by the exons ATGACCGATAACCTGTCACTCCTCGTTAGTAAGAGGAAAGAGTGCGGGGTATCTGAAAACAATATGTACCTTTTCGCCATTCCTTGTAGTGATGGTCACTACAGAGGGCAGTTTGGTCAGTTTGCAGATGCTTGCGGAGCTGAACATCCTCAGAACCTCAGATCAACTAACCTTCGCAAACAGATTGCCACGATAAGCCAAGTCATGAACTTGAAAGATAATGAACTAGACCAACTGGCCGATTTCCTCGGCCATGACATTAGGGTCCATAGAGAATGCTATCGACTGCCCCAATCAACAATTCAGCTGGCTAAGATCTCCAAGTTGCTCATGGCCATGGAGAAGGGAAGTGTGAAGGATATTCAAGGAAAAACTCTGGATGAAATTGGTG ATGACATAGATGGGATGGCTACTGGATCACAGCAACTCCCTGATGCTTCCACATTGCGAG ATGACCAGGGGAATGATGCCTGTGTGACTTCTGGTTCACCTCCTGTCCCTGACTCAGTTACTAAAG GTTTACATGTTTCATCAAGGAGGTGTGTGAAGAGACCATGGTCTGAGGAGGAGATAGGAGCGGTGATGAAACATATGAAGCCTTTTATTGAAAACGGTATCACTGTCACCAACCAGCAGTGTCTGAAGTGCAAAGAAAAGGAACAACCTATCTTGGAGACGAGATCTATTCAAAACATTCGAGATTTTGTGCGCAACAGAGGActggcctttaaaaaaaataaataa
- the LOC120435510 gene encoding uncharacterized protein LOC120435510 isoform X1, which produces MTDNLSLLVSKRKECGVSENNMYLFAIPCSDGHYRGQFGQFADACGAEHPQNLRSTNLRKQIATISQVMNLKDNELDQLADFLGHDIRVHRECYRLPQSTIQLAKISKLLMAMEKGSVKDIQGKTLDEIGDDIDGMATGSQQLPDASTLREKSINDNEEILTSVTSDLPHFSETAAQDDQGNDACVTSGSPPVPDSVTKGLHVSSRRCVKRPWSEEEIGAVMKHMKPFIENGITVTNQQCLKCKEKEQPILETRSIQNIRDFVRNRGLAFKKNK; this is translated from the exons ATGACCGATAACCTGTCACTCCTCGTTAGTAAGAGGAAAGAGTGCGGGGTATCTGAAAACAATATGTACCTTTTCGCCATTCCTTGTAGTGATGGTCACTACAGAGGGCAGTTTGGTCAGTTTGCAGATGCTTGCGGAGCTGAACATCCTCAGAACCTCAGATCAACTAACCTTCGCAAACAGATTGCCACGATAAGCCAAGTCATGAACTTGAAAGATAATGAACTAGACCAACTGGCCGATTTCCTCGGCCATGACATTAGGGTCCATAGAGAATGCTATCGACTGCCCCAATCAACAATTCAGCTGGCTAAGATCTCCAAGTTGCTCATGGCCATGGAGAAGGGAAGTGTGAAGGATATTCAAGGAAAAACTCTGGATGAAATTGGTG ATGACATAGATGGGATGGCTACTGGATCACAGCAACTCCCTGATGCTTCCACATTGCGAG aaAAATCTATCAATGACAATGAAGAAATATTAACTTCTGTGACTTCTGATTTGCCTCACTTCTCCGAGACTGCAGCTCAAG ATGACCAGGGGAATGATGCCTGTGTGACTTCTGGTTCACCTCCTGTCCCTGACTCAGTTACTAAAG GTTTACATGTTTCATCAAGGAGGTGTGTGAAGAGACCATGGTCTGAGGAGGAGATAGGAGCGGTGATGAAACATATGAAGCCTTTTATTGAAAACGGTATCACTGTCACCAACCAGCAGTGTCTGAAGTGCAAAGAAAAGGAACAACCTATCTTGGAGACGAGATCTATTCAAAACATTCGAGATTTTGTGCGCAACAGAGGActggcctttaaaaaaaataaataa
- the LOC120435745 gene encoding uncharacterized protein LOC120435745 encodes MGHLGDYRRKPHLCLFALKEIAAGSEITYDYGGKEWPWRKKLKIASIPSGQQCVAEPIAHDVEHHVISTDSFTDRELRAECQSSRPTADNSEHEVHSVGGQRGTSSLKELIGEVGVQYQELSPQAFSEELTSESKSKEVPQSSRAVPNDSACECTIHRLVFESVKLDKCGICHSPLTAIRWHGLRCKQCCCVWHKICLQTSSEDWDMSDGDVSSDEEYIPNSASDSESSGTELSIELPGPSKTPMLLACLIYALLLLKRTDHGC; translated from the exons ATGGGTCATTTGGGCGACTA CAGAAGGAAGCCACATCTCTGCCTTTTTGCACTGAAGGAAATTGCGGCAGGAAGTGAAATTACTTATGACTATGGTGGGAAAGAATGGCCCTGGCGGAAAAAG CTAAAGATCGCAAGCATCCCTTCTGGTCAACAGTGTGTTGCAGAGCCTATTGCCCATGACGTGGAGCACCATGTGATCTCTACAGACTCATTCACAG ACAGAGAATTAAGAGCAGAGTGTCAGTCATCTAGACCTACAGCAGACAACTCTGAGCATGAG GTGCATTCTGTTGGAGGTCAGCGTGGCACTTCTTCTCTGAAAGAGTTAATTGGTGAAGTTGGTGTCCAGTATCAGGAGTTGTCACCCCAAGCGTTCTCAGAAGAACTTACCAGTG AGAGCAAATCGAAAGAGGTGCCACAATCATCCAGAGCTGTGCCTAATGACTCTGCTTGTGAG TGTACAATTCATAGGCTGGTATTTGAATCGGTGAAACTTGACAAATGTGGGATATGCCATTCACCTTTGACAGCTATCAGATGGCACGGTCTAAGATGCAAGC AATGCTGTTGTGTGTGGCATAAGATCTGCCTCCAGACATCTTCAGAAGACTGGGATATGTCCGAC GGTGATGTCTCATCTGATGAAGAATACATCCCAAATTCTGCATCAGATTCAGAAAGCTCAGGAACAGAGTTGTCTATTGAGTTACCTGGACCATCAAAAACTCCCATGCTGCTAGCATGCCTGATTTATGCGttacttttgctgaaaagaacAGACCATGGATGTTAA